In Candidatus Sedimenticola sp. (ex Thyasira tokunagai), the following proteins share a genomic window:
- the amrS gene encoding AmmeMemoRadiSam system radical SAM enzyme: MTEIKNAYPTIYWHRLDDGKVQCDVCPRECKLKEGQLGLCFVRGCQGGEIVLTTYGLSSGFCVDPIEKKPLNHFLPGTPVFSFGTAGCNLSCRFCQNWDMSKSREMHTLADAASPEAIAIEAERLQCRSVAFTYNDPVIFLEYAVDTAIECHKRDIKTVAVTAGYISPGAREAFFKHIDAANVDLKSFSESFYHKLTTGHLQPVLDTLVYLKQETDVWVELTTLVIPGENDSEKELNEMSQWVVEHLGPDVPMHFSAFHPDWKMLDTPSTPKSTLARARQIALNNGVHYAYTGNVHDPHGDSTWCHSCGKLLIERDWYQLGEWSLSADGRCRFCGTHCAGVFEEKPGDWGAKRLPVRMNAG; this comes from the coding sequence ATGACGGAGATCAAGAATGCCTATCCCACCATCTACTGGCATCGGCTTGATGACGGCAAGGTGCAGTGTGATGTCTGCCCCCGTGAGTGCAAACTGAAAGAGGGTCAGTTAGGGCTCTGTTTTGTCCGTGGCTGCCAGGGAGGGGAGATTGTTCTTACCACCTATGGCCTCTCCAGCGGCTTCTGTGTCGATCCTATCGAGAAGAAACCTCTCAACCATTTCTTACCCGGTACACCGGTATTCTCCTTTGGTACCGCCGGCTGTAACCTCTCCTGCCGCTTCTGCCAGAACTGGGATATGAGCAAGTCCCGGGAGATGCACACCCTGGCAGATGCCGCGTCACCTGAGGCGATTGCTATAGAGGCGGAACGGCTGCAGTGTCGGAGTGTCGCTTTTACCTATAATGACCCAGTCATCTTTCTTGAATACGCCGTCGATACCGCTATCGAGTGCCACAAGCGGGATATCAAGACAGTGGCGGTGACGGCGGGTTATATTTCCCCTGGTGCAAGGGAAGCGTTCTTTAAGCATATCGATGCCGCCAATGTCGACCTGAAGTCCTTCAGCGAGAGTTTCTATCACAAACTGACCACCGGCCATCTACAGCCGGTACTCGATACCCTGGTATATCTGAAACAGGAGACGGATGTGTGGGTGGAACTGACCACATTGGTGATACCGGGAGAGAACGACTCCGAGAAGGAACTCAATGAGATGAGCCAGTGGGTGGTGGAGCATCTCGGCCCCGATGTGCCGATGCACTTCTCCGCTTTTCACCCCGACTGGAAGATGTTGGACACTCCATCCACTCCGAAATCCACCTTGGCCAGAGCGCGGCAGATCGCCCTCAACAATGGCGTCCACTATGCCTATACCGGCAATGTCCACGATCCCCATGGTGACAGTACCTGGTGTCACTCCTGTGGCAAACTACTGATTGAGCGTGACTGGTATCAGCTGGGAGAGTGGAGCCTTAGCGCTGATGGCCGTTGCCGCTTCTGCGGCACCCACTGTGCCGGGGTGTTCGAGGAAAAGCCGGGCGACTGGGGCGCCAAGCGTCTGCCAGTCAGGATGAACGCTGGCTAG
- a CDS encoding methyl-accepting chemotaxis protein gives MKLAHKLLAAFLAVSVIPLLVTGIMTDIKATRALSLQSFDQLATVRSIKGGQISEYFADLDMEAQTLAQTMGLLYKEVAGRLEALQINKQEELKRTLHGLEQEVMLFAGMADVEALYHSLEEHHEQTGGVEDGPYDTDSSEYRALYKEYGEKVAREAESLEFEDILLICAADGHVMFSSARRDDMGSNLRFGPYRESVLHQLWKKVVEGRKLAMVDFAPYAANGGKPTAYIGAPLLVSGRMRGVVAVQVPLDRINQLMSDRNGLGESGESYLVGPDLLMRSDSSLDPVHRSVEASFANPTKGRVDTEAVRAALKGERGHDIITDYRGVRVISTWAPISLFGINWAFLTEMDIAEAFNPNDEDGKEFLQQYQERDNLYDTFVIDSSGYVFYTAAKEADYQTNILTGPYHTSNLGRLTAKVMETGVGGFTDLEPYAPSNNQPSAFVAYPVMDGGKVRMVVAIQADNGEINKIMHHHEGVSETGDTFLVGPDKRMRSDSHQDHQGHSIAASFAGTVEHNGVDTVASREALAGRTDTRIISNVMGKRVLSSYAPLKVGNFTWAVIAEIEEREAFAAVDELQWMIVLIGLLAMMIIVAAAIWLARSITNPITMAVNLSSAIADGRLDQQIESDSEDEVGHLIDSMGTMSTRLSQIVAEVRMATDNVVIAAGEISRGNMDLSQRTEEQASSLEETASSMEELTSTVRQNADSAGQANQLASGARQQAEEGGDVARQAVEAMSDINDSSKRIADIISVIDEIAFQTNLLSLNAAVEAARAGEHGRGFAVVADEVRRLAQRSADAAKEIKELITDSVEKVEHGRQLVDASGKALTDIISSVKQVCDIVAEITAASREQSVGIEQVNTAIVQMDEVTQQNASLVEEAAAAASALEEQAQQLQRTMAFFQVDEEEENKRVFDFVMQNGTSKSPFCTQSSTAY, from the coding sequence ATGAAACTCGCCCATAAACTGCTTGCCGCCTTTCTTGCAGTGAGCGTAATTCCCCTGCTCGTTACCGGCATAATGACCGACATCAAAGCGACCCGTGCCCTCTCCCTGCAGTCCTTTGATCAGCTGGCCACAGTGCGTTCCATCAAGGGCGGGCAGATCTCCGAATATTTCGCAGATTTAGACATGGAGGCTCAGACCCTGGCGCAGACCATGGGCCTCCTTTACAAAGAGGTCGCCGGGCGATTAGAGGCACTGCAGATAAACAAGCAGGAAGAACTGAAACGGACTCTCCATGGACTGGAGCAAGAAGTCATGCTGTTTGCCGGCATGGCAGATGTTGAGGCCCTCTACCACTCCCTGGAAGAGCACCACGAACAGACCGGAGGGGTGGAAGATGGCCCATATGATACCGACAGCAGCGAGTACCGTGCTCTCTACAAGGAGTATGGCGAAAAGGTGGCTAGAGAAGCAGAGAGTCTGGAATTTGAAGACATTCTGCTGATCTGTGCTGCTGACGGCCATGTGATGTTCTCCTCGGCGAGGCGGGACGATATGGGGAGCAATCTGCGCTTTGGTCCTTACCGGGAAAGCGTGCTGCATCAACTTTGGAAAAAGGTGGTGGAAGGCAGAAAGCTTGCCATGGTGGATTTTGCTCCCTATGCCGCCAACGGTGGCAAGCCCACCGCCTACATCGGCGCACCCCTGTTGGTGTCCGGCAGGATGCGGGGAGTGGTTGCCGTTCAAGTCCCATTGGACAGAATTAACCAGCTGATGTCTGACCGTAACGGACTGGGGGAGAGCGGCGAGTCCTACCTCGTGGGGCCGGACCTGCTGATGCGTTCCGACTCCTCCCTGGATCCGGTCCATCGATCGGTAGAAGCCAGTTTTGCCAATCCCACCAAGGGAAGAGTGGATACCGAAGCGGTCCGGGCCGCGCTCAAGGGAGAGCGTGGTCACGATATCATCACGGACTACCGGGGAGTCCGGGTAATTAGCACCTGGGCCCCTATCTCCCTCTTCGGGATCAACTGGGCATTTCTCACAGAGATGGACATTGCAGAGGCCTTCAATCCAAATGATGAGGATGGCAAGGAGTTCCTGCAGCAGTACCAGGAACGGGATAACTTATACGATACATTCGTCATCGATTCTAGTGGCTACGTGTTCTATACCGCGGCCAAGGAGGCTGATTACCAGACCAATATCCTCACTGGCCCCTACCACACCAGCAATCTGGGTCGCCTGACAGCCAAGGTGATGGAAACCGGCGTTGGTGGTTTTACAGATCTCGAACCCTACGCCCCCAGCAATAATCAACCCTCTGCCTTTGTGGCATATCCTGTCATGGACGGAGGTAAGGTACGAATGGTCGTCGCCATACAGGCGGACAACGGTGAGATCAACAAGATCATGCATCATCACGAGGGTGTGAGTGAGACTGGCGATACCTTCCTGGTGGGCCCGGACAAGCGCATGCGTTCTGACTCCCATCAGGATCATCAGGGACACTCTATCGCCGCCTCCTTTGCCGGTACAGTAGAGCATAACGGTGTTGATACGGTGGCCAGCCGTGAAGCGCTTGCCGGACGGACGGATACCCGGATCATAAGTAACGTCATGGGTAAGCGGGTACTGTCATCCTATGCCCCTCTTAAAGTAGGGAACTTCACCTGGGCCGTTATCGCTGAAATTGAGGAGCGTGAGGCTTTTGCCGCTGTCGATGAGTTGCAGTGGATGATAGTGCTGATAGGTCTTCTGGCGATGATGATTATTGTTGCAGCGGCCATCTGGCTTGCCCGCTCCATCACTAATCCCATCACGATGGCCGTGAATCTCTCCAGCGCCATCGCCGACGGACGTCTTGACCAACAGATAGAGAGTGATAGCGAAGATGAGGTAGGCCACCTGATCGACAGCATGGGCACTATGAGTACCCGCCTAAGCCAGATCGTGGCCGAGGTACGCATGGCCACCGACAATGTCGTTATTGCTGCCGGTGAGATATCCCGGGGCAACATGGATCTCAGTCAACGTACCGAGGAACAGGCATCATCTCTGGAGGAGACGGCCTCCAGCATGGAGGAGTTGACCAGTACAGTGAGGCAGAATGCTGACAGTGCCGGGCAGGCCAATCAGCTTGCTAGCGGGGCGCGGCAGCAGGCAGAAGAGGGGGGGGATGTGGCCCGTCAAGCCGTAGAGGCGATGAGCGACATCAACGACAGTAGCAAGCGTATCGCCGATATCATCAGTGTCATCGACGAGATCGCATTCCAGACCAACCTGCTCTCACTCAATGCAGCCGTGGAGGCTGCCCGTGCCGGTGAACATGGCCGCGGCTTTGCCGTCGTCGCCGACGAGGTACGCAGGTTGGCCCAACGCAGTGCCGATGCGGCCAAGGAGATCAAGGAGCTGATCACCGATAGTGTCGAAAAGGTGGAGCATGGTCGCCAACTGGTGGATGCCTCAGGCAAGGCGCTGACGGATATTATCTCATCAGTAAAGCAGGTTTGTGACATCGTGGCTGAGATTACCGCAGCCAGCCGGGAGCAGTCTGTAGGGATCGAGCAGGTGAACACGGCGATTGTGCAGATGGATGAAGTCACCCAGCAAAATGCCTCTCTGGTGGAAGAGGCAGCCGCAGCCGCCTCCGCCCTGGAAGAGCAGGCTCAGCAGCTACAACGCACCATGGCATTCTTCCAGGTAGATGAGGAAGAAGAGAATAAGCGAGTCTTCGATTTCGTGATGCAAAACGGGACATCCAAGTCCCCCTTTTGCACTCAATCTTCGACAGCCTATTAG
- a CDS encoding STAS domain-containing protein, producing MSQPITLGPLLTIAEVAKTRSYLEGLLRTHQEIVISGASVTTTDSAGIQLLTAFCLEAESRGISILWQSTGDAIPRAAKLLGLSGELALPGAEPGE from the coding sequence ATGAGTCAGCCCATCACTTTAGGTCCGCTACTGACTATTGCCGAAGTGGCTAAAACCCGCTCATACCTAGAGGGTCTGTTGCGGACCCACCAGGAAATAGTCATCAGTGGGGCATCGGTAACCACTACCGACAGTGCCGGTATCCAACTGCTCACGGCCTTTTGCCTTGAGGCGGAGAGTCGCGGTATTTCCATACTGTGGCAATCGACCGGCGATGCAATCCCCCGGGCGGCCAAACTCCTCGGGCTCTCTGGCGAACTGGCTCTGCCCGGCGCAGAGCCGGGAGAGTGA
- a CDS encoding diguanylate cyclase, with the protein MEKKTAVLVVDDSRAITQFLSAYIQEQKHIPTETAHSMAQAKALLSSDAERFFVAVLDLTLPDAPNGEVVDYVVPLGIPIIILTGNLSDEVRDQMQAKRVVDYIVKSNASEINHVAEIVHRIRHNRQVKVLIVDDSRSFRQYTAELLHAHCYQVLLAKGGVEALEVLKENPDIRLILTDYHMPEMDGLELISEIRRQYGRNELAIIGISDHASPMISAKLLKTGANDFVTKPFMLEEFYCRVSQNIETIEHIRAIQDSAVRDYLTKVYNRRHLFESGSKLYEIAKREHLSLVAAMVDLDFFKQVNDSYGHHIGDVALQRVAASLEESIRASDLLGRYGGEEFCILATNVSVNQIEHFFERIRQKIADIRIPHEGKELQFTVSIGVYTSLGEGLEEMIGKADEALYRAKNEGRNRVVID; encoded by the coding sequence ATGGAAAAAAAGACAGCGGTCTTGGTAGTTGACGACAGCCGCGCCATTACCCAGTTTTTGAGTGCCTATATCCAAGAGCAGAAACACATCCCTACAGAAACGGCACACAGTATGGCGCAGGCAAAGGCGCTTCTCTCCAGTGATGCAGAGCGTTTCTTTGTTGCCGTGCTTGACCTCACCCTCCCCGATGCACCCAACGGAGAAGTGGTCGACTATGTTGTGCCCCTGGGTATCCCCATCATCATTCTCACCGGTAACCTGAGTGATGAAGTGCGTGACCAGATGCAGGCAAAACGTGTGGTCGACTATATAGTGAAGAGCAATGCCAGTGAGATCAACCACGTTGCCGAAATCGTTCACCGTATACGCCACAACCGCCAGGTCAAGGTACTCATCGTCGATGATTCCCGCTCGTTCAGGCAGTACACTGCAGAGCTGCTGCATGCGCATTGTTATCAGGTTCTGCTTGCGAAAGGCGGAGTCGAGGCGCTGGAGGTGTTGAAAGAGAACCCGGATATCAGGCTGATACTCACTGACTACCACATGCCCGAGATGGACGGGCTGGAACTCATCAGTGAGATTCGTCGCCAATACGGCCGTAATGAACTGGCGATTATCGGCATCTCCGATCACGCTTCCCCGATGATCTCAGCCAAGCTGCTAAAAACCGGCGCCAACGACTTTGTCACCAAGCCCTTCATGCTCGAAGAGTTCTACTGCCGGGTGAGCCAGAATATCGAGACAATCGAACATATTAGAGCCATTCAGGACTCGGCGGTGAGAGACTACCTCACTAAGGTTTACAACCGCCGTCACCTGTTCGAGAGCGGAAGCAAACTGTACGAGATCGCGAAAAGAGAACACCTCAGCCTGGTGGCCGCCATGGTTGACCTCGACTTTTTTAAACAGGTTAATGACAGCTACGGTCACCACATCGGTGATGTCGCACTGCAGCGTGTTGCCGCCAGCCTGGAGGAGTCGATTCGAGCATCGGATCTGCTGGGGCGCTATGGTGGTGAGGAGTTTTGCATTTTGGCCACCAACGTATCAGTCAACCAAATAGAGCATTTTTTTGAACGCATTCGCCAGAAGATAGCGGATATCCGCATTCCCCATGAGGGTAAAGAGCTGCAGTTTACCGTCAGCATCGGTGTCTACACCAGTCTGGGTGAGGGGCTGGAAGAGATGATTGGAAAGGCCGATGAGGCGCTCTACAGGGCCAAGAACGAGGGCCGCAACCGCGTTGTTATTGACTGA
- the amrB gene encoding AmmeMemoRadiSam system protein B, whose translation MSEIKQPAVAGLFYPADADELRSEVRQFLAEAKPGTDTLPKALIAPHAGYIYSGPVAGSAYAGLKPFSSKIKRVILLAPAHRLGFPGLARCSAKAFRTPLGDIPVDSEAMAGIIDLPQVHLLDAAFTEEHSIEVHLPFLQECLEQFTLVPLLVSDADPSQVEEVLELLWGGSETLIVISSDLSHYLDYRSAKEMDEEATRAIETLHPEALGRNNACGRIPIKGLLLVAKQYHLRAKTVDLRNSGDTAGPRNQVVGYGAYVFI comes from the coding sequence ATGAGTGAGATCAAGCAGCCGGCTGTTGCCGGCCTCTTCTATCCTGCAGATGCAGATGAACTGAGATCAGAGGTACGGCAGTTTCTTGCCGAGGCCAAGCCGGGTACGGATACACTTCCGAAAGCACTAATTGCCCCCCATGCAGGCTATATCTATTCCGGGCCGGTGGCCGGCAGTGCCTATGCCGGTCTCAAGCCCTTCTCATCAAAGATCAAGCGAGTGATACTGCTGGCACCTGCCCACCGCCTCGGCTTTCCCGGACTCGCCCGTTGCAGTGCAAAAGCCTTCAGAACACCCTTGGGAGATATCCCTGTCGATAGTGAAGCGATGGCAGGTATCATCGATCTACCCCAGGTGCATCTCCTGGATGCAGCCTTTACCGAAGAGCACAGCATAGAGGTGCATCTACCGTTTCTTCAGGAGTGCCTGGAACAGTTTACTCTGGTGCCTCTACTGGTGAGCGATGCCGACCCGTCACAGGTGGAAGAGGTTCTCGAGCTATTATGGGGCGGTAGCGAGACGCTGATCGTTATCAGCTCAGACCTCAGTCACTACCTAGACTACAGAAGCGCTAAAGAGATGGATGAAGAGGCTACTCGTGCTATCGAGACGCTACACCCGGAGGCATTAGGTCGTAATAATGCCTGTGGCAGAATCCCAATAAAGGGGCTGTTGCTGGTGGCAAAGCAATACCATTTGCGAGCCAAGACGGTCGATCTGCGTAACTCCGGTGACACTGCGGGACCAAGAAATCAGGTAGTGGGATATGGTGCCTATGTGTTCATCTGA
- a CDS encoding chemotaxis protein CheW — protein MTEQSTQSLPDTLRENGSRQYLTFVLGDEEYAVNILKVREIRVWKSITAIPNTAAFIKGVINLRGTVVPIIDLRERFGLAARSYGPRTVVIVLSVEDGDHQRTMGLVVDAVSNVCTLTKDETSPPPDLGSAISAEFITGLATVDEKMLILLDSDRLLDLEEIYAIAQVQDREQVKPDNNSESIEPTEPDQSA, from the coding sequence ATGACTGAACAGTCCACTCAATCCCTGCCCGATACCCTGCGGGAAAACGGCTCCCGTCAGTACCTCACCTTCGTGCTGGGTGATGAAGAGTATGCCGTCAATATTCTCAAGGTTCGGGAGATCCGGGTGTGGAAGAGCATCACCGCGATTCCAAACACCGCCGCCTTTATTAAAGGGGTCATCAACCTTCGCGGAACCGTGGTACCCATTATCGATCTACGTGAGCGTTTCGGATTAGCTGCGCGAAGCTATGGGCCCCGCACGGTTGTGATTGTGCTCTCTGTGGAGGATGGAGATCATCAACGCACCATGGGCCTGGTGGTCGATGCAGTCTCCAACGTCTGCACTCTCACCAAGGATGAGACCAGCCCACCTCCAGACCTGGGAAGCGCTATCAGTGCGGAATTTATCACTGGTCTCGCCACAGTGGATGAGAAGATGCTGATCCTGCTCGACAGTGACCGTCTATTGGACCTTGAAGAGATCTACGCCATCGCCCAGGTCCAGGATAGAGAGCAGGTGAAGCCTGATAATAATAGTGAATCAATAGAACCCACCGAGCCTGATCAGTCAGCGTAA
- the rdgC gene encoding recombination-associated protein RdgC: MWFKNLQLYRLTQPFDLSSEALHEALQERASRECGSLEMSVLGWHFPLGRHGSQLTHAVGNCIMVCVRKEEKVIPSSVVRDLLDEKVAFVEEQEARKVRRRERDELKDELMTNLLPRAFVKSNLTYAYIDTKDHWLVVDAASPGRAEELISLLRETLGTLPLKPLEVAQSPTSVMTSWLNGTPPPSDYVIQDECELRDPVEEGAIVRCRRQDLDGEEIRAHLDAGKQVVRLAVEWNERLAFIMADDLTIKRLKFLDVIQEEAAEAEAEDAASRFDVDFALMSLELRACIGRLVETYGGPAETE, translated from the coding sequence ATGTGGTTCAAGAACCTTCAGCTCTATCGTCTGACCCAACCCTTCGATCTCTCTTCCGAAGCACTGCACGAGGCATTGCAGGAGAGAGCATCCAGGGAGTGTGGCAGTCTGGAGATGTCGGTCCTTGGCTGGCATTTCCCCCTGGGCCGTCATGGCAGTCAGCTCACTCATGCCGTCGGCAACTGCATCATGGTATGTGTCCGCAAGGAGGAGAAGGTGATTCCCTCTTCAGTGGTGAGGGATCTACTGGATGAAAAAGTCGCATTTGTCGAAGAGCAGGAGGCGCGCAAGGTACGGCGGCGTGAGCGTGATGAGCTGAAAGATGAGCTGATGACCAATCTACTGCCAAGGGCGTTCGTCAAATCAAATCTTACCTACGCCTATATCGATACCAAAGATCATTGGCTGGTGGTTGATGCCGCCAGCCCCGGCCGGGCGGAAGAACTGATCAGCCTACTGCGTGAGACCCTCGGCACTCTGCCGCTGAAACCTCTTGAAGTAGCCCAGTCACCTACGTCAGTGATGACCTCCTGGCTCAATGGTACGCCACCCCCCAGTGATTATGTGATACAGGATGAGTGTGAACTGCGCGACCCGGTGGAGGAGGGGGCTATTGTCCGCTGTCGCCGACAGGATCTGGATGGCGAAGAGATCCGTGCCCATTTGGATGCAGGTAAACAGGTGGTGCGTCTTGCGGTGGAGTGGAACGAGCGACTCGCCTTCATAATGGCGGATGATCTCACTATCAAGCGGCTTAAATTTCTCGATGTAATCCAGGAGGAGGCTGCCGAGGCAGAGGCCGAGGATGCCGCCTCACGCTTCGATGTTGATTTTGCCCTGATGAGTCTGGAACTGCGTGCCTGTATTGGCCGTCTGGTGGAGACCTACGGCGGACCGGCTGAAACGGAGTAA
- the amrA gene encoding AmmeMemoRadiSam system protein A translates to MCSSETVSHSLSQAERQTLLKLAHKAILHGLQQGSPLKLDQTDYPESLQVTRATFVTLQRKGRLRGCIGHLEAIQPLVKDVSDNAFAAAFRDPRFPPLSAAELADLELHISVLTPSSPMTFTSEEDLLSQLQPGVDGLIMEDGLYRGTFLPSVWEQLPDPVDFLRHLKQKAGLSQNHWSDSLTVSRYRTESFP, encoded by the coding sequence ATGTGTTCATCTGAAACAGTAAGCCACTCCCTAAGCCAGGCCGAGCGTCAAACACTACTGAAATTGGCGCATAAGGCTATATTGCACGGCCTGCAGCAAGGGTCCCCTTTGAAACTGGATCAAACAGACTACCCTGAGAGCCTTCAGGTCACTCGCGCTACGTTTGTCACCCTGCAACGAAAAGGGCGGCTACGCGGCTGTATCGGCCATCTGGAAGCGATTCAACCGCTTGTTAAGGATGTCAGCGACAATGCTTTTGCCGCCGCTTTCCGTGATCCGAGGTTTCCTCCCCTTAGCGCTGCTGAACTGGCGGACCTGGAACTCCATATCTCAGTGTTAACTCCTTCATCACCGATGACATTCACCTCTGAAGAGGATCTCCTCAGTCAGCTTCAACCGGGAGTTGATGGACTGATTATGGAGGATGGCCTCTATCGCGGTACTTTTCTCCCATCAGTATGGGAGCAGTTACCCGACCCTGTCGACTTTCTCCGTCACCTGAAGCAGAAAGCCGGTCTATCCCAGAACCACTGGTCAGATAGCCTCACCGTCAGCCGTTATCGCACCGAGTCATTTCCATAG
- a CDS encoding response regulator, which produces MARILAVDDSNSIRQMVALTLRTEGYEVIEATDGQEALEYATVNSADLAIVDVNMPRLDGIDLTRRLRELPEWKFTPILILTTESSREKKMQGRAAGATGWITKPFDPDSLLATIRKVMP; this is translated from the coding sequence ATGGCAAGGATTCTGGCCGTAGATGACTCCAACTCAATCCGTCAGATGGTCGCTCTCACCTTACGTACAGAAGGGTATGAGGTAATCGAGGCTACCGATGGGCAAGAGGCGTTGGAGTACGCCACAGTAAACTCTGCTGATCTGGCCATCGTCGATGTCAACATGCCACGCCTGGATGGCATCGATCTGACCCGAAGGTTACGTGAACTGCCGGAATGGAAATTTACACCTATATTGATTCTTACCACTGAATCATCCAGGGAGAAGAAGATGCAAGGACGCGCCGCCGGTGCTACAGGCTGGATCACCAAACCCTTCGATCCCGATAGCCTGCTTGCAACCATTCGCAAGGTCATGCCCTGA
- a CDS encoding chemotaxis protein CheA, whose amino-acid sequence MPIDVSQFHQVFFEESFEGLDTMEEELLAITPGQVEADSINAIFRGAHTIKGGAATFGFDDIATFSHQLETLLDQVRSGSRELDVPMVELMLRAVDLLRTMIDGAGSGKGSDKEAVATFTTRLNQALNDESSATVVPSPPQITQPPESMAQAKQKSVEGWQIHFRPDPAIFAHGNDVALLFRELAELGDLEVTADLSRLPSLAELDAEQCHISWRLALHGLIEKEAVEAIFEWVADESEIVINPLASLIEAMPAAAVETGSQPSEVRAQEAPRRVAAERTDSIRVNIEKVDALVDLVGELVITQSMLSQLEGLLKGSAADQFNEGLNQLEQHTRNLQDCVMRMRMLPIAFVFNRFPRMVRDLATALGKQVTLEMDGETTEIDKTVMETIGDPLMHLVRNAIDHGLEEPQSRRAAGKPESCMLSLSAYHQGGNIYVEVRDDGRGIDPERIIGHAREKGLLAEEATVAAEAAWELLFLPGFSTATEVSDVSGRGVGLDVVNRNVRALGGTIMVSSEPGRGTTFTIRLPLTLAVLDGQLIRVGDDVYIIPLEAIVESIQLDNKCLSAVEHWLELYSLRDEYIPIIHLARLFHKKEAVSHRPLVVIVEYEGRHVGLAVDQLLNQQQVVIKSLESNFWKVEGVSAATILGDGTVGLILDVGGLIHLADHKQREYSDPESPAINSQWMLP is encoded by the coding sequence ATGCCCATCGATGTCAGCCAATTCCACCAGGTCTTTTTCGAGGAGAGCTTCGAAGGACTTGATACGATGGAAGAGGAGTTGCTGGCGATCACCCCGGGGCAGGTAGAAGCTGATAGCATCAACGCCATCTTTCGCGGTGCCCATACCATTAAGGGCGGGGCCGCAACCTTTGGTTTCGATGACATTGCCACCTTCTCCCACCAGCTTGAAACCTTGCTCGATCAGGTGCGTTCCGGTTCACGGGAGCTGGATGTTCCCATGGTCGAACTGATGCTGAGGGCTGTTGACCTGTTACGCACCATGATTGATGGAGCCGGCAGTGGCAAAGGCAGCGATAAGGAGGCTGTAGCCACCTTCACCACCCGCCTAAATCAGGCTTTGAACGATGAATCATCTGCGACAGTGGTACCTTCACCTCCACAGATAACTCAGCCTCCTGAATCGATGGCTCAGGCTAAACAGAAAAGTGTTGAAGGATGGCAGATCCACTTCCGTCCCGATCCTGCCATCTTTGCCCATGGTAATGACGTGGCGTTGCTGTTTCGTGAACTGGCCGAACTGGGGGATCTTGAAGTAACAGCGGATCTCTCCAGACTCCCTTCACTGGCTGAATTGGATGCCGAGCAGTGCCATATCTCCTGGCGGCTGGCACTGCACGGTCTGATAGAGAAGGAAGCAGTGGAAGCCATATTCGAGTGGGTGGCGGATGAATCTGAAATTGTCATCAATCCTCTCGCAAGTCTTATCGAGGCGATGCCGGCAGCCGCTGTTGAAACAGGCTCGCAACCTTCGGAGGTCAGGGCTCAAGAGGCACCCAGAAGGGTCGCGGCCGAACGTACTGACTCCATCCGTGTCAATATCGAGAAAGTGGATGCCCTGGTAGACCTGGTAGGTGAGCTGGTCATCACCCAGTCGATGTTGAGCCAACTTGAAGGGTTGCTGAAGGGAAGTGCCGCTGACCAGTTCAATGAAGGGCTCAATCAGCTTGAGCAACACACTCGCAATCTACAGGACTGCGTCATGCGCATGCGTATGCTGCCCATCGCTTTTGTCTTCAATCGCTTCCCACGCATGGTACGGGATCTGGCAACTGCGCTCGGCAAACAGGTAACGCTGGAGATGGACGGTGAAACCACCGAAATTGATAAGACGGTGATGGAGACCATCGGTGATCCCCTCATGCATCTGGTGCGAAACGCCATTGACCACGGACTGGAGGAGCCCCAGAGCCGTCGCGCAGCCGGCAAACCGGAGAGCTGCATGCTGAGCCTGTCTGCCTACCATCAAGGGGGGAATATCTATGTTGAGGTACGCGATGACGGCCGTGGCATCGATCCCGAACGTATTATTGGCCATGCACGGGAAAAAGGATTATTGGCTGAGGAGGCCACAGTTGCAGCGGAGGCCGCCTGGGAACTGCTGTTTCTGCCAGGTTTCTCAACCGCTACCGAGGTGAGCGATGTTTCCGGACGGGGCGTGGGGCTGGATGTGGTCAATCGCAACGTACGCGCACTGGGTGGTACCATCATGGTGAGCTCAGAGCCAGGCAGAGGCACTACATTCACTATCCGCCTCCCCCTGACACTGGCGGTCCTTGATGGTCAGTTGATTCGGGTGGGGGATGATGTCTACATCATTCCCCTGGAGGCCATCGTAGAGAGCATCCAGCTGGATAATAAATGTCTCTCTGCGGTGGAACACTGGTTGGAGCTCTATTCGTTAAGAGATGAGTACATACCGATCATTCACCTGGCACGACTGTTCCACAAAAAAGAGGCCGTCAGCCATCGCCCACTGGTCGTGATTGTCGAGTATGAAGGACGTCATGTCGGCCTCGCCGTCGATCAACTGTTGAATCAGCAACAGGTGGTGATTAAGAGCCTGGAATCCAACTTCTGGAAGGTCGAGGGTGTTTCGGCCGCCACCATACTCGGTGATGGCACTGTCGGCCTGATCCTTGATGTAGGGGGGTTGATACATCTTGCCGACCACAAACAGCGGGAATATTCTGACCCGGAGTCTCCCGCAATCAACAGCCAATGGATGCTTCCATGA